In Novosphingobium sp. RL4, the sequence TATCGCCGCAGCCAGCTTCACCGAACTCGTCTGGCGCCACCCGCTCGCGGCGATTGCAGCGCGGGCCTGTGCCCTACCCGGTGCGGTCTTCACCGCGGTCTGCCTCGTTACCGGCTCCCTCTGGGGGCGGCCGGCCTGGGGCACCTGGTGGGTGTGGGACGGGCGCCTTACCAGCATGCTGGTGCTCTTGTTCCTCTATTTCGGCTGGATGGCGCTTTCGCAAGCGAGCGAGGCTTCCGACGGCGGACAGAACCGCGCCCCGGCGATCTTCGGCCTGGTTGGCGCGGTGAACATTCCCATCATCCATTATTCGGTGATCTGGTGGAACAGCCAGCATCAGGCGCCATCGATCACGGTCGGCAAGTCGGCCATGTCGGGGGCGTTCCTCTGGCCGCTGCTTTTCGCGATGCTTGGCTTCACCTTGCTCTTCGCAGGTTGCGTACTGGCCCGGATGAGGGCGATTCTGGCCAACCAGCAGGCGGAGGCCCGCTTACGGCGCAAGGCGCTGAGCGAGGCATACTGAGACGATGGAGAGGGGGACGAACTGATGCGCGAGACGATGGACCCCTGGGCTTTCGTGATGGCCGCTTATGCAATCGGCGTGGGTGCGACCGCGGCGATGGTCGCCTGGTCCCTGCTGTCGATGAAGCGCGCGGAAAAGCGCCGCGACGAAGCGAGGAAGCGCTGACGGTGGCCGCGATTTCGGGAATTCCAAAGACGTCGGGGATCAAGGCGAAACATCAGAGGCTGATCCTGCTGGTGATCGCGCTGGTGGTGCTGATCGGTGCGGGCCTGCTTGCAGCCTGGGCGCTGCGCAACCAGGCGAGCTATTTCTATGTGCCGAGCGAAATCGTGGCCAATCCGCCGGAGCCGGGCCGGGCAGTGCGCCTTGGCGGCATGGTGGAGAAGGGGTCGCTGAGGACGGAGGCCGATGGGGTGACGATTGCCTTTGCCGTGCAGGACGGCAAGGCGCATGTTCCCGTGCGGTTCAAGGGCATCGTTCCTTCGCTTTTCGTGGAAGGCTCGGGCGTCGTGGCGGAGGGCCATCTGGACGCGGGCGGAACCTTCCAGGCTGACAATCTCCTGGCCAAGCATGACGAGAACTACGTGCCGCGTGAAATGCAGGACATGAGCAGGGAACAGGCCGAGCAGGTCATGCGCGAGACGAAATGAACCAGTCGAAATGATCGCGGAACTCGGACTTGCAGCGCTTTGGCTGGCCGCTGCACTCGCTGGCCTGCAACTGATCGCGGGTGCTCTTTCGCTGACGGCGCGCGGGGCATCGCTGGCGGGCATCGTGCGTCCCGTCGCCGTCGTGCAGGGCCTTCTGGCTCTCGTTGCCTTCATGGCCCTCGTCGACCTGTTCGCTTCCACCGACCTTTCGGTGAAGCTGGTGGCGATGAACTCGCATTCGATGAAGCCGCTGATCTTCAAGATCGCCGGAACCTGGGGTAACCACGAGGGCTCGATGCTGCTCTGGGTCACCGTCATGGGTGTGGCTGGTGGGTTCGTGGCGCTCGTGGAGAAGCGGCTGCCGGAGCCGACCATGCTGGCGACGCTCGCGGGGCAGGCTTTCGTCAGCCTCGGCTTCTATGCCTTCCTGCTGATCGCCTCGAATCCGTTCGAACGGCTCTTGCCGGTTCCGCAGGAGGGCAATGGACTCAACCCGCTGCTTCAGGATCTCGGCCTCGCGTTCCATCCGCCCACGCTCTATCTCGGCTACGTCGGTCTGTCCGTTGCCTTCAGCTTCGCGATCGGCGCGCTCGTCACCCGGGAAGTCGGCCCTGCCTTTGCAAGGGCTATGCGCCCGTGGGTACTCGGCGCTTGGATTTTCCTGACGGTCGGCATTACGGCCGGCTCCTACTGGGCCTATTACGAGCTTGGCTGGGGCGGCTGGTGGTTCTGGGATCCGGTCGAAAACGCCTCGTTGATGCCATGGCTGGCGGCGACAGCCTTGCTCCATTCGGTCAGCGTGCTGGCAGCGCGCAATGCGCTGCGCGCCTGGACGATGATGCTCGGGGTGGTGGCGTTCTCGATGTCGATGATCGGCACTTTCCTCGTGCGCTCAGGCATTCTGACCAGCGTCCATGCTTTCGCGGTCGACCCCGAGCGCGGATCTTTCATCCTTGCGCTGCTGGCGATCAATATCGGCGGAGCGCTCATCTTGTTTGCCCTGCGCGCGGCGACCGTGACCGAAGGCGAGCGCTTTGCCGTCGTCAGCCGCGAGGGCGCTCTCGTGTTCAACAACGTCATGCTTTCGGCGATTCTCGGCATCGTCCTGTTCGGCACGCTCTATCCGCTGGTGGCCGAGGCGATGGGTGCGAAAGTCTCCGTCGGGCCGCCCTATTTCAATCCGATGGGCGCGCTTTTCGCGGTTCCGATGCTGATCGTGCTGATGGTGGGGCCGCTGCTGCGCTGGAGGCGCGATTCGTTCCCGCGCATCGGCAAGACTCTGGTGATCCCGGCCATGCTGATCGTTGCGGGAATGATTGCCATGGTGGCGATCGGCGGTGTCTCGTTGTTGTCGACGCTGGGCTTCGCGCTGGCGCTCGGCCTGGGATGGGCCAGCGTCCTGCCGCTCAAGGGGCGGAACCTGCGCCGCACGCCGTTGCCGGTCTGGGGCATGGTGGTGGCGCATTTCGGTATTGCCGTGTCGCTACTGGGGATGAGCTGCGAAAGCGCGTTCTCGATCGAGAAGCTTGTCGCGGTGAAGGCCGGCGACGTTACCGAAGTCGGCCCGTGGCAGGTGAAACTCGATACCGTGGAACCGGTGGCAGGGCCGAACTGGACGGCGCTCGAAGCGCGGCTGCTCGTGCGCTATGGCGATACCGGGCGGGTGATTCAGATCGATCCGCAATCGCGCAGTTTCTGGGCGCCGCCGCAGCAGACCAGCGAATCGGCATTGCTGACGCGCTGGAACGGGCAGCTTTATGCGGTTCTGGGCGGAGAAGCCGAGGATGGGCGCTGGCAGCTTCGCTTGTGGTGGAAACCTTTCGTGACGATGATCTGGCTTGGCGGTCTGATGATTGCGCTGGGCGGCTTCCTGGCCCTGCTTGGCCGCGTGGCGAGCGACCTTCGCCGTATCTTCGCCCGTGACAAGATCGCGTACCGCCGCGAACGTCAGGCCCAGCTGGGAGAGCGCTCATGAGCGAACCGTCCGCCAAGGCGCCTCGCTGGGCGATCTGGCTGCCTCTGGCGCTGTTCGTGGCGTTCGTGGCGCTTGTCATGCTCGGGCTCTATCGCCCGGCCGACAAGACCGTGGCCAGCACGCTTGTCGGCAAGCCGATGCCGGCGTTCTCCCTGCCCGCGGCATTGCCGGATCGGCCTGGACTGAACAGTGCGGATATGGCTGACGGCAAGCCCCATCTCGTCAACATCTTCGCCTCCTGGTGCATTCCCTGCCGTGTCGAGGCGCCGCAACTGGGAGCCTTGGCCCGGGCCGGAGTCCCGATCGAGGGCATATCGGTGAGGGACAGCACCGAGGCGTTGCAAGGGTTCCTCAAGGAAAACGGCGATCCCTACAAGCGGGTCGGCGCGGATGACGACGGCAAGGTGCAGTTGTCGCTCGGTTCGTCAGGCGTGCCTGAGACTTACGTGATCGATGGCAAGGGCGTGATCCGCTACCAGCACATCGGCGAAATCAGGCCGGACCAGATCCCGCTGATTCTCGAAAAGCTCAAGGAAGCGAGCCAGTGACCCGTTTCTTCGCGGCATTGCTGCTGACACTGGTCATGTGGACCGCCTTGCCCGCGGCGGCGCAGGAGGAGCAGTCCACCGCGCCTTATGCCTATCGCCAGCTTGACGATCCCGCAAAGGAACAACAGGCCCAGACGTTGATGGAAACGCTGCGCTGCCTGCAGTGCCAGGGACAGTCGATCGCCGATTCGGACGCACCCATCGCCGGTTCCATGCGCTCGCTCGTGCGGGAGCGGATCGCCGCCGGGGAGGACCCCGAAGCGATTCGCGGCTGGCTGATCGAACGCTACGGAGACTATGTCAGTTATGCCCCGCAACTGACGGCGCTGACCTGGCCGTTGTTTGCAGTGCCGCTGTTCCTGTTGGCGCTGGCGGCATTGCTGCTACGCAAACGGTTCCGACGGGGCGGCCCGGTGCCGGGAGATTCGCTGTGACCTGGGTCTTCGTCGCGCTGCTCGCGATCGTTTCCTTTGTGCTGATCGTGTTCGTGTTCAAGGCGCCGAGGGGCGGGCGTGAGGCCATTGCTGCCGCACTGATGCTGGGGATTGCGGGCTATGCCGCGCAGGGGCGCCCCAGCGAGCCCGGCGCACCCAAGGAGGCGGCCGAGGCGCAGGACACCGAGGCCGGCGAATTCTTCGTGGAGGCGCGCGGCAAGCTGAGCCGCGAGGGCATCCCGACGAGCAATCGCTGGGTGGTGATTTCCGACGGCCTTGCCCGCAACGGTCACTACATCGACGCCGCCGGCCTGCTGCGCGGCGCGATCGAGGACGATCCCAGGAATTCTGAGGGCTGGCTGGCGCTCGGTAACGTGCTCGTCGCCCACTCGGAAGGCGTACTGACACCGGCCTCGCTCTATGCCTATCGCCAGGCGGGAGCGGCCGATCCGAAGGCGCCGGGGCCTCCCTACTTCCTCGGCCTTGCCATGGCGCAGTCCGGAAAGCTGCCGGAAGCGCGGGCGCTCTGGGCCGATCTTCTCGAACACGCTCCGGCCGATGCCGGTTGGCGCGGCCCGCTGGCGGAGCAATTGCAGCGGCTGGACGCCTTCATTGCCAGCCAGTCCTCCGGGCAGAATCCCGAGGACATGTCGGCCCGCCCATGAACGCAGCGCTAACGGTCGTTGCTAGGCTCTTATCATGCTGCTAACGGCGGGCGCTTGTCGGGGCGGTGAAATGCTGACGCGACAAGTCCATTACGGGGCGCTGGAATGAGTGATGCAAGTTCGGACACGGCTGTCGTTCCGACGGTGATCGATCCGGCGACGGGGCGCAAAGCCCCCGCCGCCGGGGGACATGGTTCCGGCAATATAACCAAGCTCGCACTTGGCGCCGTTGGCGTCGTGTTCGGCGACATCGGCACCAGCCCGCTCTATGCGTTCCGCGAAACGTTCGTCGGCCCGCATCCGCTGGCGATCGATGAACTCCATATTCTCGGCGTGGTCAGCCTGATCTTCTGGTCGATGACGCTGGTGGTTTCGGTCCAGTACGTCGGTATCCTCATGCGGGCGGACAACAAGGGGCAGGGCGGAAGCCTCGCGCTTGTTGCGCTGATTTCCGGCGCGATCCGCAAGTCCCGCTATGGCCCGCTGGTCGTCCTGCTCGGCGTCTTCGCGACTTCGCTGTTCTACGGCGATTCGATGATTACGCCTGCGGTTTCCGTGCTTTCGGCGGTCGAGGGTCTTACCGTGGTCGAATCGCGGCTGGCACCGCTGGTACTTCCCATCGCGCTGGTGCTGCTGATCGCGCTCTTCGTGATCCAGAAGAGCGGCACCGCCAAGGTCGGCGCGCTCTTCGCGCCGGTCATGGTGGTCTACTTCGCCGTGCTTGCCGTGCTCGGCATCTATCATCTCGTGCAGATGCCTTCGGTGCTGGTGGCGCTGAACCCGTGGTACGCGATCCAGTTCTTCATGACCGACAAGGTGCTGGGTTTCCTGGCGCTCGGCTCGGTCGTGCTGGCCGTTACCGGGGCCGAGGCGCTCTATTCCGACATGGGCCACTTCGGGCGCGGCCCGCTGCGGCTGTCGTGGTTCGGCGTGGTCATGCCCTGCCTGCTGATAAACTACTTCGGCCAGGCGGCGATGATCCTCGGACTGGACGATTCTGCGGCGGCAGAGGCGATGAAGAACCCGTTCTTCAATCTCGCTCCCGAAAACCTGCGCCTGCCGCTGGTGATTCTCGCGACCTGCGCTACCTTCATCGCCAGCCAAGCGGTGATTTCGGGTGCGTTCTCGATCACCCACCAGGCCATGCAACTCGGCTTCATCCCGCGCCTCTCGACTCGCCATACCAGCGAGCACGAGGTCGGGCAGATCTATATCCCGTTCGTGAACTGGGCCCTGATGACCGGCGTGATCGTGCTGGTACTGGTGTTCCAGAATTCGTCGAACCTTGCGTCCGCCTACGGTATCGCCGTTACGGGTGCGATGCTGATCGACACCTGCCTCATGGCCGTGCTGCTGATCGTGCTGTGGCGCTGGAAGCTTTGGCTGGCGGTGCCCGTCATCGTCACCTTCTTCGTGGTCGACGGGGCCTACTTCGCCGCCAATGCCACCAAGGTGCCGGATGGCGGCTGGTTCCCGCTGCTGATCGGCGGCATCGCCTTCACCTTGCTGACGACGTGGAACAAGGGCCGCCGCCTCATGCGCGACCGCATGACCGAGGCAGCGCTGCCGCTCAACGTCTTTGCCAAGAGCGCCCACGGTTCTGCCGCGCGGGTACCGGGGACGGCGATTTTCATGGCCTCCAGCAACGCCGGTGTGCCTTCGGCGCTGCTTCACAACATCAAGCACAACAAGGTGCTGCATGAACGCGTGGTGGTT encodes:
- a CDS encoding DsbE family thiol:disulfide interchange protein; the protein is MSEPSAKAPRWAIWLPLALFVAFVALVMLGLYRPADKTVASTLVGKPMPAFSLPAALPDRPGLNSADMADGKPHLVNIFASWCIPCRVEAPQLGALARAGVPIEGISVRDSTEALQGFLKENGDPYKRVGADDDGKVQLSLGSSGVPETYVIDGKGVIRYQHIGEIRPDQIPLILEKLKEASQ
- the ccmC gene encoding heme ABC transporter permease CcmC, with protein sequence MHGFANPARFLRIARWLMPLCMGAGILVALAALGWGLFFGPAERLQGETVRIVYLHVPAAWLGMAGWMGIAAASFTELVWRHPLAAIAARACALPGAVFTAVCLVTGSLWGRPAWGTWWVWDGRLTSMLVLLFLYFGWMALSQASEASDGGQNRAPAIFGLVGAVNIPIIHYSVIWWNSQHQAPSITVGKSAMSGAFLWPLLFAMLGFTLLFAGCVLARMRAILANQQAEARLRRKALSEAY
- the ccmE gene encoding cytochrome c maturation protein CcmE, yielding MAAISGIPKTSGIKAKHQRLILLVIALVVLIGAGLLAAWALRNQASYFYVPSEIVANPPEPGRAVRLGGMVEKGSLRTEADGVTIAFAVQDGKAHVPVRFKGIVPSLFVEGSGVVAEGHLDAGGTFQADNLLAKHDENYVPREMQDMSREQAEQVMRETK
- a CDS encoding heme lyase CcmF/NrfE family subunit; this translates as MIAELGLAALWLAAALAGLQLIAGALSLTARGASLAGIVRPVAVVQGLLALVAFMALVDLFASTDLSVKLVAMNSHSMKPLIFKIAGTWGNHEGSMLLWVTVMGVAGGFVALVEKRLPEPTMLATLAGQAFVSLGFYAFLLIASNPFERLLPVPQEGNGLNPLLQDLGLAFHPPTLYLGYVGLSVAFSFAIGALVTREVGPAFARAMRPWVLGAWIFLTVGITAGSYWAYYELGWGGWWFWDPVENASLMPWLAATALLHSVSVLAARNALRAWTMMLGVVAFSMSMIGTFLVRSGILTSVHAFAVDPERGSFILALLAINIGGALILFALRAATVTEGERFAVVSREGALVFNNVMLSAILGIVLFGTLYPLVAEAMGAKVSVGPPYFNPMGALFAVPMLIVLMVGPLLRWRRDSFPRIGKTLVIPAMLIVAGMIAMVAIGGVSLLSTLGFALALGLGWASVLPLKGRNLRRTPLPVWGMVVAHFGIAVSLLGMSCESAFSIEKLVAVKAGDVTEVGPWQVKLDTVEPVAGPNWTALEARLLVRYGDTGRVIQIDPQSRSFWAPPQQTSESALLTRWNGQLYAVLGGEAEDGRWQLRLWWKPFVTMIWLGGLMIALGGFLALLGRVASDLRRIFARDKIAYRRERQAQLGERS
- a CDS encoding cytochrome C biosynthesis protein, whose protein sequence is MTWVFVALLAIVSFVLIVFVFKAPRGGREAIAAALMLGIAGYAAQGRPSEPGAPKEAAEAQDTEAGEFFVEARGKLSREGIPTSNRWVVISDGLARNGHYIDAAGLLRGAIEDDPRNSEGWLALGNVLVAHSEGVLTPASLYAYRQAGAADPKAPGPPYFLGLAMAQSGKLPEARALWADLLEHAPADAGWRGPLAEQLQRLDAFIASQSSGQNPEDMSARP
- a CDS encoding cytochrome c-type biogenesis protein; this translates as MWTALPAAAQEEQSTAPYAYRQLDDPAKEQQAQTLMETLRCLQCQGQSIADSDAPIAGSMRSLVRERIAAGEDPEAIRGWLIERYGDYVSYAPQLTALTWPLFAVPLFLLALAALLLRKRFRRGGPVPGDSL
- a CDS encoding potassium transporter Kup, whose translation is MSDASSDTAVVPTVIDPATGRKAPAAGGHGSGNITKLALGAVGVVFGDIGTSPLYAFRETFVGPHPLAIDELHILGVVSLIFWSMTLVVSVQYVGILMRADNKGQGGSLALVALISGAIRKSRYGPLVVLLGVFATSLFYGDSMITPAVSVLSAVEGLTVVESRLAPLVLPIALVLLIALFVIQKSGTAKVGALFAPVMVVYFAVLAVLGIYHLVQMPSVLVALNPWYAIQFFMTDKVLGFLALGSVVLAVTGAEALYSDMGHFGRGPLRLSWFGVVMPCLLINYFGQAAMILGLDDSAAAEAMKNPFFNLAPENLRLPLVILATCATFIASQAVISGAFSITHQAMQLGFIPRLSTRHTSEHEVGQIYIPFVNWALMTGVIVLVLVFQNSSNLASAYGIAVTGAMLIDTCLMAVLLIVLWRWKLWLAVPVIVTFFVVDGAYFAANATKVPDGGWFPLLIGGIAFTLLTTWNKGRRLMRDRMTEAALPLNVFAKSAHGSAARVPGTAIFMASSNAGVPSALLHNIKHNKVLHERVVVLTVEVQDVPYVEPAERYSVTDLGQGFYRMTLRYGFMEETDIPAALAHSELCGGPFEMMKTSFFLSRQTLVPSAKPGMAIWREKLFAWMMRNAASAMEFFRLPTNRVVELGSQLEI